The Dyella caseinilytica genome has a window encoding:
- a CDS encoding phage baseplate assembly protein translates to MASNWLKLWVQGNLGKLATNRARNEIQSTGRCLPCSVVGVNGALVTVKFEVNSKPWTLPQITIPIAESQWIRAPIQIGDKGITIPADVLIGNISGLGVGVPTMARPGNLSALSFLPISSKNFSPVNTNAAFVSGPQGVVLQTEDGSVSLTLSETGFVFKLGTQTFTFNASGLTSSVALQVNSTINATNDIKAGTISLQNHVHSGVQSGGSNTGPATG, encoded by the coding sequence ATGGCATCTAACTGGCTCAAGCTTTGGGTTCAAGGGAACCTAGGGAAGCTTGCGACCAATCGTGCCAGAAATGAAATACAGAGTACTGGACGGTGCCTGCCATGCAGTGTCGTTGGCGTCAATGGCGCACTGGTCACAGTGAAATTCGAGGTCAACTCGAAACCGTGGACGCTTCCACAAATCACGATTCCGATTGCCGAAAGCCAATGGATACGCGCGCCGATTCAAATAGGCGACAAGGGCATAACAATACCTGCTGATGTGTTGATCGGAAACATTTCAGGTCTCGGTGTTGGCGTACCGACGATGGCGCGTCCAGGGAACTTGTCAGCGCTTTCCTTCTTGCCGATATCTAGCAAGAACTTTTCGCCGGTGAACACAAACGCGGCTTTCGTCTCTGGCCCGCAGGGTGTTGTATTACAGACCGAGGATGGAAGCGTTTCGCTAACACTGAGTGAGACGGGATTCGTCTTCAAGTTAGGCACGCAAACATTCACATTCAATGCCAGTGGTCTTACCTCAAGCGTTGCATTGCAAGTGAATAGCACGATCAATGCGACGAACGATATCAAGGCTGGAACTATAAGCCTACAGAATCATGTCCATAGCGGCGTGCAATCCGGCGGTAGTAACACTGGTCCGGCTACGGGTTAA
- a CDS encoding gp53-like domain-containing protein, which produces MSFNFIFSDNVNTALASPFSNTSTQFTLASTLNVPSSIPSGSYWVVSLTDQATQQNKEIIYVGTINGATCSNLLRAQEGTSALSWNTGDFAFNGPTSGQMANMVQGSYTDVFGQNGYRISPDGFIKQWGKAGSASNGLSTVTFPIPFPNGCLIAKATPVGGTIYNGDTAQIITINGNTGMTVGASNPVSGGGLVNFFWEAEGY; this is translated from the coding sequence ATGTCATTCAATTTCATTTTCTCCGACAATGTCAATACGGCATTGGCAAGTCCGTTTTCGAACACATCGACACAATTTACTTTAGCAAGCACGCTGAATGTTCCATCCTCGATTCCATCGGGATCGTATTGGGTCGTTTCGCTAACAGACCAGGCGACACAGCAGAATAAAGAAATCATCTATGTTGGAACGATTAATGGGGCAACTTGTTCAAATCTATTGAGAGCGCAAGAAGGTACTAGCGCGCTTTCATGGAATACGGGTGACTTCGCATTCAATGGACCTACTAGCGGTCAGATGGCCAATATGGTGCAGGGATCCTACACAGATGTTTTTGGGCAGAATGGTTATCGAATAAGCCCGGATGGATTTATCAAACAATGGGGTAAAGCAGGATCTGCATCGAATGGACTGTCGACCGTGACATTTCCCATTCCTTTTCCGAATGGATGCCTTATCGCAAAAGCTACTCCGGTAGGCGGAACCATCTATAACGGCGATACGGCCCAGATCATCACAATTAATGGGAATACAGGAATGACAGTTGGTGCAAGTAATCCCGTATCTGGTGGTGGTCTAGTCAATTTCTTTTGGGAAGCAGAGGGCTATTAA
- a CDS encoding right-handed parallel beta-helix repeat-containing protein: MTAITSSPLVVSVMNYGATGNGTTDDGPAIQAAANAAASAGLRLYFPYPPGGSYFVQTYIDIPGNSSWFGDPGTVINISPTCSLGPVSIGGSNRAIYANAVSNIKLVDLVFESSSTGLAQEGVSIAFNNVANAVIKGCSFNNFGDSTYYAQGIVFLCSNGILVKDSMASGNSGDGFAFSTCTNFQFVGNDSSSNGDWGCATTVSCNNGIVKGNIFTGNASVATGADRCTNMTFSDNLCINNAYGVRICRYDPDTSASQYITVSGNIVNGAKTVGISVEQCTSPACVSVTGNVIAGSNGPGMNISDSCLVTVAGNSIDSTNGASILIISYTAAYETGRITVTGNTLSLGTYGVQQVTGPGTITQVTIGPNNISDMSAGFYSLLTSANFIEFNPPGAYIDTSNPTNIPSGFTASTATAGGAAIPATCSEFVYQYVGGQLRKYAVFNP, encoded by the coding sequence ATGACCGCTATTACTAGCTCACCGCTTGTCGTGTCCGTCATGAATTATGGCGCAACCGGGAATGGAACCACTGATGATGGCCCCGCAATTCAAGCCGCAGCCAATGCTGCAGCTTCCGCGGGTCTTCGCTTGTATTTTCCATATCCGCCAGGAGGTTCCTATTTCGTTCAAACCTATATTGATATCCCTGGAAATAGTTCATGGTTCGGTGATCCGGGAACAGTCATCAATATTTCGCCAACTTGTTCATTAGGTCCGGTAAGTATTGGAGGCTCTAATCGCGCCATCTATGCCAATGCGGTAAGCAATATCAAGCTTGTTGATTTGGTATTCGAAAGTTCATCCACCGGGCTAGCTCAAGAGGGCGTGAGTATCGCTTTCAATAACGTAGCAAATGCGGTCATCAAAGGCTGTTCGTTTAATAACTTCGGTGATTCCACCTATTACGCGCAAGGTATCGTTTTTTTGTGTAGTAATGGAATTCTTGTCAAAGATTCCATGGCCTCCGGAAATTCCGGAGATGGATTTGCTTTCAGTACCTGCACAAATTTCCAGTTTGTTGGCAACGATAGTTCTAGCAATGGTGATTGGGGATGCGCGACGACTGTCAGTTGCAACAATGGCATCGTCAAAGGCAATATTTTCACCGGCAATGCAAGCGTGGCGACGGGTGCAGATCGATGCACCAATATGACATTCTCAGATAACCTATGCATTAACAATGCTTACGGTGTTCGCATCTGTCGTTATGATCCAGATACTTCTGCATCGCAATACATCACCGTCTCTGGGAATATTGTCAATGGAGCAAAGACAGTTGGCATCTCGGTTGAGCAATGCACATCGCCTGCTTGTGTTTCAGTGACAGGGAATGTCATTGCAGGTAGCAATGGACCCGGCATGAATATTTCCGATTCCTGTCTCGTGACAGTGGCAGGAAATAGTATCGACTCGACCAATGGCGCATCGATACTGATCATCAGCTATACAGCTGCTTACGAGACAGGTCGTATTACGGTGACTGGGAATACGCTAAGTCTTGGCACCTATGGTGTTCAGCAGGTCACTGGGCCAGGAACCATCACACAGGTCACGATCGGCCCGAATAACATTTCAGACATGTCGGCCGGCTTCTATTCGCTGCTCACAAGCGCCAATTTCATCGAATTCAATCCTCCGGGCGCATACATCGATACCAGCAATCCGACAAACATACCCAGTGGATTCACGGCGAGCACTGCAACGGCCGGTGGCGCGGCTATTCCCGCCACTTGTTCAGAATTTGTCTATCAATATGTAGGCGGACAATTAAGGAAATACGCCGTTTTTAACCCATAA
- a CDS encoding acyltransferase family protein translates to MERTKDFTQNGFTLIRIIAASLVIITHTYVVLGYAQGDPFERRHLLGLSKLGVDTFFVISGYLVALSAQRSANLFQFAMKRLIRIVPGLAVVTLLTVFVLGPLLTSADNYFSQSSTWTYLGHILVFNQQKELPGLFANNPVQAVNASLWTLAIEVACYGALMALIWAGGMRSRILFLIVMVMLGLHLNDTFRMDKFFLGVFQLRLNECGMLFFYGALLATLNDRLRPSWAVSALFVCAIAAGFIYSKADWHYSALIYLTLWPYTIITSALLLKRMACLNRFDISYGTYIYGFVIQQCLVSVIHHRNVGLFILASLLLSYAAGALSWFLVERPAMRLKGMVFGRRKSATVASQVITTQTI, encoded by the coding sequence ATGGAACGGACGAAGGATTTCACCCAGAACGGGTTCACGCTCATTCGGATCATCGCGGCTTCGCTGGTGATCATTACGCATACGTATGTGGTTCTCGGGTATGCACAGGGTGATCCGTTTGAGCGCCGGCATTTGCTTGGACTGAGCAAGCTCGGTGTAGATACCTTCTTCGTCATCAGTGGATATCTCGTTGCTCTTTCGGCTCAGCGCAGCGCTAATCTTTTTCAGTTCGCTATGAAGCGGCTGATCCGCATCGTCCCAGGTCTAGCTGTCGTCACGCTGCTAACCGTATTCGTACTTGGCCCTTTATTAACCTCAGCAGATAATTATTTCTCTCAGTCTTCGACATGGACCTATCTAGGTCACATCTTAGTTTTCAACCAGCAAAAAGAGCTCCCTGGCCTGTTCGCAAATAATCCTGTCCAAGCGGTCAACGCATCCCTCTGGACGCTAGCCATTGAAGTGGCCTGCTATGGGGCGTTGATGGCGCTTATTTGGGCCGGCGGAATGCGCTCGCGCATCCTCTTCCTGATTGTCATGGTGATGCTTGGCCTTCATCTCAACGATACCTTCAGGATGGACAAATTCTTTCTAGGCGTCTTTCAACTCAGATTGAACGAATGCGGGATGCTATTTTTCTATGGAGCCCTATTAGCAACCCTGAATGATCGGCTTCGCCCATCATGGGCGGTATCTGCATTGTTTGTCTGTGCAATCGCTGCCGGATTTATCTATAGCAAGGCTGACTGGCATTACTCGGCGCTGATCTATCTCACACTCTGGCCTTATACGATCATCACGTCTGCGCTACTGCTCAAGCGCATGGCCTGCCTCAATCGCTTCGACATCTCCTACGGCACCTACATTTATGGCTTCGTGATCCAGCAATGCTTGGTGTCGGTGATTCATCATCGGAATGTGGGGCTCTTTATCCTGGCGTCGCTGCTGCTGTCATATGCGGCAGGGGCGTTGTCGTGGTTCCTCGTGGAGCGTCCGGCGATGCGGTTGAAGGGTATGGTGTTTGGACGACGAAAGTCAGCGACTGTTGCCTCTCAGGTCATAACGACCCAGACCATTTAA
- a CDS encoding response regulator, giving the protein MIDVVLVDDHELVRTGFRMILQQPDIRICGEAGTAEEGLRLIRAAKPHIALVDVHMPGMSGIELTERVARANLPTHVIVVTVVDDARFPKRLLDAGAHGYLTKSCAAEELLNAVRQVAGGRRYLAPAVAQQLALATLDGEGSPFDVLSSRELEVAMMLVRGKALTAIGEQLNLSPKTVSTYKQRLMEKLQVDHVISLAHLMTVHGLLDTHNNQVGN; this is encoded by the coding sequence ATGATTGACGTTGTACTCGTGGATGATCACGAGCTTGTTCGAACTGGCTTCAGGATGATCCTACAGCAGCCGGATATTCGCATTTGCGGCGAGGCGGGTACAGCCGAGGAAGGGCTGCGTCTCATCCGGGCTGCCAAGCCTCACATCGCACTGGTCGATGTGCACATGCCCGGCATGAGCGGCATCGAGCTGACCGAGCGGGTGGCACGGGCGAATCTGCCTACGCACGTCATCGTCGTAACGGTGGTGGACGATGCGCGTTTTCCGAAGCGACTGTTGGATGCCGGCGCACATGGTTACCTGACCAAGAGCTGCGCTGCCGAGGAATTGCTCAATGCCGTTCGCCAAGTGGCTGGCGGTCGGCGTTACCTGGCTCCGGCCGTGGCGCAGCAGTTGGCGCTGGCCACTCTGGATGGCGAAGGTTCGCCATTCGACGTGCTCTCCAGTCGCGAGCTGGAGGTAGCGATGATGTTGGTGCGCGGCAAGGCGCTCACTGCGATTGGCGAGCAGCTCAACCTGAGCCCCAAGACGGTTTCCACCTACAAGCAGCGGCTTATGGAAAAGCTGCAGGTGGATCATGTGATCAGCCTTGCGCATCTGATGACGGTGCATGGTTTGCTGGATACGCACAACAACCAGGTCGGCAACTAA
- the rne gene encoding ribonuclease E codes for MKRMLINATQREELRVAIVDGQTLYDLDIEIPSREQKKANIYKGRITRVEQSLEACFVDYGAERHGFLPLKEIAREYFTPGLDPYKSNIRELLKEGLEVVVQVEKEERGNKGAALTTFISLAGRYMVLMPNNPKAGGVSRRIEGEDRQALKEALEHLTVPDDMGLIVRTAGMGRDAEELQWDLDYLIQLWKAISSAAQAQKAPFLIYQESKLFIRALRDYLRNDIGEILIDEESLYNDAREFVQQVMPNALRKLKLYKDDTPLFSRYQIETQIESAFDRSVRLPSGGSIVIDQTEALTAIDINSSKATKGGDIEETAFNTNLEAATEIARQLRIRDAGGLIVIDFIDMDSPKHQREVEERLKEASKLDRARIQIGRISRFGLMEMSRQRLRPSLGEATQIVCPRCDGHGHIRSVESLSLSTLRLIEEHAMKDNTGQVLVQAPASVANFMLNEKRASVVEIELRNKVHVVIVADDKLDTPHIEIQRIREVDMGEHSKPSYERLTAEEPTSIRKMGQALGSTEQPAVSGIVPASPAPVREDEPAAAAPAPAPATKRQPVAATAPALKSNGKGNGGFFSRLFGGLFRGGDETAAPAPAPAPVARQETQRGRQQDNRRNEQRNRADGAPRQQREQQGAGARGNAQQQGQGKNPNQRQRNEQQAQGRQQQPQQQGNKQEQRQPKQTQANEAANAEQRNKQQNAQAAKQPQQERQQRQPQAERAPQAERPQQAAGANSPAPAQATEIPKPTAETVVAVATVAEGVQNAAAETLEAGQSRRRRGRRGGRRRRRHDSATATGAVANEQLGDVLDDEDRDEGDDAPEAIHVPEAKPEPLTVESPRAEVPSRVEAPVQKLATEVTAAEASVAAIEAPQPATFPTTEADAVKASVETETHHAPAAEEHTAVPVIIAPAPVAASFNLPVLPPIPVREAAETVPAPVVSEAVAEQKAETPATPSEVVTVAVSHDNDVTLAVNEAHVTAPVAPIVINEVAPVIKPVVEAAEDAPAPVTEIVTPAPVAPAPLFHQPEQGDLLSQPLRHHASAQPEHGHQEAKEEPASNEDAPPHEQHDNRLS; via the coding sequence ATGAAAAGAATGTTGATCAACGCAACTCAGCGTGAGGAGTTGCGTGTGGCCATCGTTGATGGCCAAACCCTTTACGATCTCGATATTGAAATCCCCTCCCGCGAACAGAAAAAGGCCAATATCTACAAAGGCCGTATCACGCGCGTTGAGCAATCCCTCGAAGCCTGCTTTGTCGACTACGGCGCCGAGCGCCATGGCTTCCTTCCGCTGAAGGAAATCGCCCGCGAGTACTTCACGCCGGGCCTGGATCCCTACAAGTCGAACATCCGCGAACTGCTGAAGGAAGGCCTGGAAGTCGTTGTCCAGGTCGAGAAGGAAGAGCGTGGCAACAAGGGTGCCGCCCTCACCACCTTCATCAGCCTGGCCGGCCGCTACATGGTGCTGATGCCAAACAACCCGAAGGCCGGCGGTGTTTCTCGTCGCATCGAGGGTGAAGACCGCCAGGCATTGAAGGAGGCGCTGGAACACCTGACCGTTCCGGACGACATGGGCCTGATCGTGCGTACCGCCGGCATGGGCCGCGATGCCGAAGAGCTGCAGTGGGATCTCGACTACCTGATCCAGCTGTGGAAGGCCATCTCGTCGGCCGCCCAGGCGCAGAAGGCACCGTTCCTGATCTACCAGGAATCCAAGCTGTTCATCCGCGCCCTGCGCGACTACCTGCGCAATGACATCGGTGAGATCCTGATCGACGAGGAGTCGCTCTACAACGACGCCCGCGAATTCGTACAGCAAGTGATGCCCAATGCTTTGCGCAAGCTGAAGCTGTACAAGGACGACACCCCGCTGTTCTCGCGCTACCAGATCGAAACCCAGATCGAGAGTGCCTTCGACCGCAGCGTGCGCCTGCCTTCCGGCGGCTCGATCGTGATCGACCAGACCGAAGCGCTGACCGCGATCGACATCAACTCGTCCAAGGCTACCAAGGGCGGGGATATCGAAGAGACCGCCTTCAACACCAACCTGGAAGCGGCCACCGAGATCGCCCGTCAGTTGCGCATCCGCGATGCCGGCGGCCTGATCGTGATCGACTTCATCGACATGGACAGCCCCAAGCACCAGCGGGAAGTCGAAGAGCGCCTGAAGGAAGCGTCCAAGCTGGACCGGGCACGCATCCAGATCGGCCGCATCTCACGCTTCGGCCTTATGGAAATGTCGCGTCAGCGCCTGCGCCCATCGCTGGGTGAGGCTACCCAGATCGTTTGCCCGCGCTGCGATGGCCACGGCCACATCCGCAGCGTGGAATCGCTCTCGCTGTCGACCCTGCGCCTGATCGAAGAACACGCCATGAAGGACAACACCGGCCAGGTGCTGGTGCAGGCCCCGGCGAGCGTGGCTAACTTCATGCTCAACGAAAAGCGCGCCAGCGTGGTGGAGATCGAACTGCGCAACAAGGTGCACGTGGTGATCGTGGCGGACGACAAGCTCGACACGCCGCACATCGAGATCCAGCGCATCCGCGAAGTGGACATGGGCGAGCACAGCAAGCCCAGCTACGAGCGCCTCACTGCTGAAGAGCCCACCTCCATCCGCAAAATGGGCCAGGCTTTGGGCAGCACCGAGCAGCCCGCTGTCAGTGGCATTGTGCCGGCCAGCCCTGCGCCAGTGCGCGAGGACGAGCCCGCGGCAGCGGCCCCTGCACCGGCACCGGCCACAAAACGCCAGCCGGTGGCTGCGACGGCACCTGCTCTCAAGAGCAACGGTAAGGGCAACGGCGGCTTTTTCTCCCGCCTGTTCGGCGGTCTCTTCCGTGGCGGCGACGAAACCGCTGCACCTGCCCCAGCCCCCGCACCGGTGGCGCGTCAGGAAACACAGCGCGGCAGGCAGCAAGATAACCGCCGCAACGAACAGCGCAACCGCGCTGACGGTGCTCCGCGCCAGCAGCGCGAGCAGCAGGGTGCCGGCGCTCGCGGTAACGCGCAGCAGCAAGGACAAGGCAAGAACCCGAATCAGCGCCAGCGCAATGAGCAGCAAGCGCAGGGCCGCCAGCAGCAACCGCAACAGCAAGGCAACAAGCAGGAACAGCGTCAGCCGAAGCAGACCCAGGCCAACGAGGCCGCTAACGCCGAGCAGCGCAACAAACAGCAGAATGCGCAAGCCGCCAAGCAGCCCCAGCAAGAACGTCAGCAGCGCCAGCCACAGGCTGAGCGTGCACCGCAAGCCGAGCGTCCGCAGCAAGCGGCTGGCGCCAATTCGCCGGCACCGGCTCAAGCTACGGAAATACCCAAGCCCACTGCAGAAACCGTCGTTGCAGTAGCAACCGTAGCCGAAGGCGTACAGAACGCTGCGGCCGAGACACTTGAAGCGGGTCAGTCGCGTCGTCGCCGTGGCCGCCGTGGTGGCCGTCGCCGCCGCCGTCACGACAGTGCCACCGCAACCGGCGCCGTAGCGAACGAGCAGCTTGGCGACGTGCTGGATGACGAGGATCGCGATGAGGGCGACGACGCGCCAGAAGCCATCCATGTTCCGGAAGCGAAGCCCGAGCCCTTGACTGTCGAGTCGCCGCGCGCAGAAGTGCCGTCGCGCGTTGAGGCGCCGGTACAGAAGCTTGCCACGGAAGTCACCGCGGCAGAAGCGAGCGTTGCTGCGATTGAAGCGCCGCAACCTGCCACGTTCCCGACCACAGAGGCCGATGCAGTCAAGGCATCTGTCGAAACGGAAACCCATCATGCACCGGCAGCGGAAGAGCACACGGCAGTACCGGTGATCATCGCCCCTGCCCCGGTAGCCGCTTCGTTCAATCTGCCGGTATTGCCGCCGATTCCGGTGCGCGAAGCCGCTGAAACGGTACCGGCTCCGGTCGTAAGCGAAGCAGTTGCCGAGCAGAAGGCCGAAACGCCCGCGACGCCGTCGGAAGTCGTGACCGTGGCGGTATCGCACGACAATGACGTCACACTGGCCGTTAACGAAGCGCATGTCACTGCGCCCGTCGCGCCGATCGTGATCAATGAGGTTGCCCCGGTTATCAAACCGGTCGTTGAGGCTGCGGAGGACGCCCCCGCACCGGTCACGGAAATCGTGACACCTGCTCCGGTGGCACCGGCTCCGCTGTTCCATCAGCCAGAGCAAGGCGACCTACTTTCGCAGCCGCTTCGTCACCACGCTTCGGCTCAACCGGAACATGGCCACCAGGAAGCCAAGGAAGAACCCGCTTCCAACGAAGATGCGCCGCCGCATGAGCAGCATGACAACCGGCTCTCCTGA
- a CDS encoding RluA family pseudouridine synthase — MQTATSPDAPQGVRQVEIGPERDGQRIDNALMTILKGVPKSMIYRLLRTGQVRVNGKRAKPDTRLTLGDMLRIPPVRVAERPAEKGASEGAIGAVTEAIIFEDKHFLVIDKPSGMASHGGSGVSHGAIELLRQARPKEHLELVHRLDRDTSGVLVFARTRAGLVGLQAAIRAGEVTKQYLCLMVGHPSKARFDVNAPLQKSILQGGERMVKVSDGGKPSLTFFREMEQYPGARLMQATLGTGRTHQIRVHAAHVGHPLAGDTKYGDRDANKRFKDKGLNRLFLHASNMSFELDGRSYGFSAPLPDELKTFLDTLASRGSPRRPRSSSRPDPKGRPFKGKSAR; from the coding sequence ATGCAGACGGCAACTTCCCCCGATGCACCTCAAGGGGTGCGTCAAGTCGAGATCGGCCCGGAGCGGGACGGTCAGCGCATCGACAATGCGCTGATGACCATCCTCAAGGGCGTGCCCAAAAGCATGATCTACCGCCTTCTGCGCACCGGCCAGGTGCGGGTGAACGGCAAGCGGGCGAAGCCGGATACCCGTCTCACCCTGGGTGATATGCTGCGCATCCCACCGGTCCGGGTAGCCGAACGGCCGGCCGAGAAGGGTGCCTCCGAAGGAGCGATTGGGGCCGTCACCGAGGCCATCATTTTCGAGGACAAGCACTTCCTGGTGATCGACAAGCCCTCCGGCATGGCCAGCCATGGCGGCAGCGGTGTCAGCCATGGGGCCATCGAGCTGTTGCGGCAGGCCCGACCCAAAGAGCATCTGGAGTTGGTCCATCGCCTGGACCGGGACACCAGCGGGGTGCTGGTGTTCGCCCGCACTCGTGCTGGGCTGGTCGGTCTGCAGGCCGCGATCCGGGCCGGTGAGGTGACCAAACAATATTTATGTCTGATGGTCGGTCATCCGTCCAAAGCGCGCTTCGACGTGAATGCGCCGCTGCAGAAATCGATCCTGCAGGGCGGTGAGCGAATGGTGAAAGTGTCCGACGGTGGCAAACCCTCGCTCACCTTCTTCCGCGAAATGGAACAGTACCCCGGCGCGCGCTTGATGCAGGCCACCCTGGGTACGGGCCGCACCCATCAGATCCGTGTGCATGCGGCGCACGTCGGCCATCCACTGGCCGGTGACACGAAGTACGGTGATCGTGATGCCAACAAGCGCTTTAAGGATAAGGGCCTGAACCGGCTGTTCCTGCATGCGTCGAACATGTCGTTCGAGCTGGATGGCCGTTCATACGGGTTCTCAGCGCCTCTGCCGGATGAGCTGAAGACTTTCCTGGATACCTTGGCATCAAGAGGCAGCCCTCGTCGTCCGCGTAGCTCGTCCAGACCCGACCCGAAGGGCCGACCCTTTAAAGGAAAAAGCGCGCGCTGA
- a CDS encoding CPBP family intramembrane glutamic endopeptidase, which produces MDQRQRLRSVGIFAGYMLAAVVICMVLGWFAARITTNRLLDDANRRLARVETGRSLWQWHLHKPRDLIAGRAFGHAALAHNDDTLRITSQDGTPFELGLPVEDALDLAHWPILQVQLESSAPGTLGLIWGSDLTPTCQIAVASALTPDTRTLRIDLRSLRWQPVGASQCPAPGVARMLRLTLQIPASASAQLTSAALLTTEPMMPAPGTAIDLPSGHVEQAFVRGGNQAMPWFRLPHGLSAENMLSLRDQLLARWPGALILPAGATPQASPPISRTTLWWIACVLYLVALAWLAARPIKGPPRAWLEITGCLLGPLWLVIGLHWGLYPTALGILAFGGGLAYAFFIERRHLPRLWRWPTTGRDWLWPSLTVPVTLVLIATRGHALHPLPLGHVLTYFAWAWLQQWLMLIVLLPRVEQMTRHRTAPSIIAVALLFALLHTPNGMLMQLCFIAELWWAWCFRRSRSVLPIGLAHAACALLVESGLVGGLVRSLEVSARFFL; this is translated from the coding sequence TTGGATCAGCGCCAGCGCCTGCGCAGTGTCGGGATCTTTGCCGGCTACATGCTGGCCGCTGTTGTCATCTGCATGGTGCTTGGCTGGTTCGCCGCACGTATCACGACAAACCGGCTGCTTGATGACGCCAACCGGCGGCTCGCGCGGGTCGAGACGGGCCGATCTTTATGGCAATGGCATCTGCACAAGCCACGCGACCTGATCGCAGGCCGCGCCTTCGGACATGCCGCGCTTGCGCATAACGACGACACGCTGCGCATCACCAGTCAGGACGGCACGCCTTTCGAACTCGGCCTACCGGTGGAGGATGCACTGGATCTCGCGCACTGGCCGATACTGCAGGTGCAACTGGAAAGCAGTGCACCCGGCACGCTGGGGCTTATCTGGGGTTCCGATCTGACGCCCACGTGTCAGATCGCTGTCGCCAGCGCGCTAACACCTGACACACGCACTTTGCGTATCGATCTGCGCAGTCTGCGTTGGCAACCCGTGGGCGCCAGCCAATGCCCAGCGCCAGGTGTCGCCCGGATGTTGCGGCTGACCCTACAGATCCCTGCCAGCGCCAGTGCGCAGTTGACGTCGGCTGCATTGCTGACCACCGAACCGATGATGCCTGCCCCTGGCACCGCCATCGATCTTCCGTCGGGCCATGTCGAACAAGCGTTTGTGCGGGGCGGCAACCAGGCCATGCCGTGGTTCCGCCTTCCCCATGGTCTTAGCGCAGAAAACATGCTGTCCTTGCGTGATCAGCTGCTTGCACGATGGCCCGGAGCCTTGATCCTGCCTGCCGGGGCAACACCGCAGGCGTCGCCACCAATCTCGCGTACCACTTTGTGGTGGATCGCTTGCGTACTCTATTTGGTGGCGCTTGCATGGCTGGCTGCCCGGCCTATCAAAGGTCCGCCTCGCGCCTGGCTTGAGATCACCGGTTGTCTGCTGGGGCCGTTATGGTTGGTGATCGGCCTCCATTGGGGGCTCTATCCGACTGCTCTGGGCATCCTGGCTTTCGGCGGCGGCCTTGCCTACGCCTTCTTTATTGAGCGCCGACACCTGCCGCGCCTGTGGCGATGGCCAACGACGGGACGAGACTGGCTATGGCCCTCGCTGACCGTGCCGGTGACCCTGGTACTCATCGCAACACGTGGCCATGCGTTGCATCCGCTGCCGCTGGGCCACGTGCTTACCTACTTTGCCTGGGCCTGGCTCCAGCAGTGGCTGATGTTGATCGTGCTGCTGCCGAGAGTCGAGCAGATGACGCGTCACCGCACTGCGCCCTCGATCATCGCGGTCGCCCTGTTGTTTGCCTTGCTGCATACCCCGAACGGCATGCTGATGCAGCTGTGCTTTATTGCCGAACTGTGGTGGGCCTGGTGCTTCCGGCGTTCGCGCAGCGTGCTGCCCATCGGGCTGGCCCACGCCGCCTGCGCGCTGCTGGTCGAGTCCGGACTGGTTGGCGGCTTGGTGCGCTCGCTGGAAGTCAGCGCGCGCTTTTTCCTTTAA
- a CDS encoding 4a-hydroxytetrahydrobiopterin dehydratase: protein MTALPLAAQHCQPRKGKEHALDEAAISALLPVVPGWKLSEKGDALVKDYRFENFHHTLGFINAVGFMANHEDHHPDIEAGYGHCKLRWSTHDVGGLSLNDFICAARVDALLAH from the coding sequence ATGACCGCCCTTCCGCTCGCCGCCCAACACTGCCAGCCTCGCAAAGGCAAGGAACACGCGTTGGACGAAGCCGCTATCAGCGCTTTGCTGCCGGTGGTGCCAGGCTGGAAGCTCAGCGAAAAAGGGGATGCGCTGGTGAAGGACTACCGCTTCGAAAATTTCCATCACACGCTCGGCTTCATCAACGCGGTCGGCTTCATGGCCAATCATGAGGACCACCATCCCGATATCGAGGCCGGCTACGGCCATTGCAAGCTACGCTGGTCCACGCATGACGTGGGCGGCCTGTCGTTGAACGATTTCATCTGCGCGGCACGCGTCGACGCCCTGCTCGCCCACTGA